A region from the Terriglobia bacterium genome encodes:
- a CDS encoding D-alanine--D-alanine ligase family protein, protein MKKLRVGILFGGRSGEHEVSLLSAASVLNAIDKTRFDVVPIGITKEGRWLTDLHAEQLLKGDTKTEHHLRAGDPAATPGAAILAKGESILVPPEPSAHTGLVPFESPNHQLATGAIDVDIIFPVLHGTFGEDGTIQGLLELADIAYVGSGVLGSAAGMDKDIMKRLFRDAGLPIVKHVTVLRSDWEQVPKKVKKLIESSLKYPVFVKPANLGSSVGITKVHDSSELATGMAEAARFDRKIVIEQGVGGTKRKAREIECAVLGNDNPKASVCGEIVPIKEFYDYEAKYIDEGSELVLPAKISKALQKQVQQMAIRGFQACDCSGLARVDFLMDPVTEKIYINEVNTMPGFTSISMYPKLWEATGIPYPELITKLIELGLHRHEDRRRNQYSK, encoded by the coding sequence ATGAAGAAGCTTCGCGTCGGTATTCTCTTTGGCGGTCGCAGTGGTGAGCATGAGGTGTCGTTGCTTTCGGCGGCGTCGGTACTGAACGCCATTGATAAGACTCGTTTTGATGTGGTGCCGATCGGTATCACCAAGGAAGGGCGGTGGCTGACGGACCTCCATGCCGAGCAGTTACTGAAGGGCGATACGAAAACGGAGCACCATTTGCGCGCGGGCGATCCTGCGGCAACACCAGGCGCGGCGATACTCGCGAAGGGTGAGTCTATCCTCGTTCCACCGGAGCCGAGTGCGCATACGGGCCTCGTGCCGTTCGAGAGCCCCAACCATCAGCTTGCGACTGGCGCGATCGACGTCGACATCATCTTCCCCGTGCTTCATGGCACGTTCGGCGAAGATGGCACAATCCAGGGGTTGCTTGAACTCGCCGACATTGCCTACGTCGGCTCGGGCGTTCTCGGCTCCGCCGCCGGAATGGACAAAGACATCATGAAGCGTCTCTTTCGCGACGCCGGGCTGCCGATCGTGAAGCACGTAACGGTGCTCCGCAGCGATTGGGAGCAGGTGCCGAAGAAGGTCAAGAAGCTCATTGAGTCCTCGTTGAAATATCCCGTATTCGTTAAACCCGCGAATCTGGGCTCCTCGGTCGGAATCACCAAGGTGCACGATTCCAGCGAACTGGCGACCGGCATGGCGGAAGCCGCAAGGTTCGACCGCAAGATCGTCATCGAACAGGGGGTCGGCGGGACGAAGCGCAAGGCGCGCGAGATCGAATGCGCGGTGCTCGGCAACGACAACCCGAAGGCCTCTGTCTGCGGTGAGATCGTGCCCATCAAGGAGTTCTACGACTATGAGGCCAAGTACATCGACGAAGGCTCGGAACTGGTGTTGCCGGCGAAGATCAGCAAAGCCCTGCAGAAGCAGGTCCAGCAGATGGCAATCCGCGGCTTCCAGGCCTGCGACTGTTCGGGCCTCGCGCGCGTCGACTTTCTCATGGATCCCGTAACCGAGAAGATCTATATCAACGAAGTCAATACGATGCCGGGCTTCACGTCGATCAGCATGTACCCGAAATTGTGGGAAGCGACCGGGATTCCCTACCCTGAACTAATCACGAAGCTAATTGAACTCGGTCTCCACCGGCACGAAGACCGGCGCAGGAACCAGTACTCGAAGTAG